A window of the Dyadobacter pollutisoli genome harbors these coding sequences:
- a CDS encoding FecR family protein gives MKNYESYQLEDFLADQGFIDWVRGRGSQGVFWAAFTEKYPDKTELFQEAERLTRAANVKPEGISEKEIRAEVALFIERASAPETPEIVPLQEEKVVVSSFSRIRWVVAAAAVVLIAIGINWYLAPGNVTKPNIASTDVSPPNLVTTSNDTEKPLKILLVDGSEVILSPKSCLSYPSQFDDSSRIVYLTGEAMFSVKHQGQTFMVYTGDVVTKVLGTRFVVSAFDKDKKITVQVQTGKVSVYVEKPELSQRKKEVNGLIITANQAAIFEKSIHQLSKTLVENPEKLTKEAVESISKYEEVPLPVLFQDIEKAYGIPVQFDAENFRTCKITATLSNENMYEKLDILCKTVSASYEIVDGQIIISGKGCK, from the coding sequence ATGAAAAATTACGAGTCATATCAATTGGAAGATTTTCTGGCGGACCAGGGTTTTATAGACTGGGTGCGTGGCAGAGGCAGCCAGGGCGTATTTTGGGCGGCTTTTACTGAAAAATATCCTGATAAAACGGAATTGTTTCAAGAGGCTGAGCGACTGACGAGAGCTGCCAATGTGAAGCCGGAAGGCATTAGCGAGAAAGAGATCAGAGCTGAGGTAGCACTGTTTATAGAACGCGCCAGCGCGCCGGAGACACCGGAAATTGTGCCTTTGCAAGAGGAAAAGGTGGTTGTATCATCATTTTCACGCATTCGTTGGGTGGTCGCAGCGGCTGCTGTTGTGTTGATCGCAATAGGGATCAACTGGTATTTGGCCCCGGGGAATGTCACCAAACCCAATATTGCTTCCACGGATGTGAGCCCGCCTAACCTGGTCACGACCAGCAACGATACCGAAAAGCCATTGAAAATATTGCTGGTTGACGGTTCGGAAGTGATACTGAGCCCGAAGAGCTGTTTGAGTTATCCTTCGCAGTTTGACGACAGTTCGCGGATCGTGTACCTGACGGGTGAAGCGATGTTTTCGGTGAAGCATCAGGGGCAGACTTTCATGGTTTACACCGGCGATGTGGTCACCAAAGTGCTGGGGACGCGATTTGTGGTGAGCGCATTTGACAAGGATAAAAAAATTACCGTGCAGGTGCAGACGGGCAAAGTGTCGGTGTATGTAGAAAAGCCGGAACTTTCGCAGCGAAAAAAGGAAGTAAACGGGTTGATAATCACCGCCAATCAGGCCGCCATTTTTGAAAAAAGCATTCATCAGCTTTCTAAAACATTAGTGGAAAACCCCGAAAAACTGACCAAAGAAGCTGTCGAAAGCATTTCCAAATATGAGGAAGTGCCACTGCCGGTATTGTTTCAGGACATTGAAAAAGCCTACGGAATTCCCGTCCAGTTCGATGCTGAAAATTTCCGGACGTGCAAGATCACGGCGACGCTATCAAATGAAAACATGTATGAAAAGCTCGATATCCTTTGTAAAACCGTCTCTGCCAGTTATGAAATAGTTGACGGACAGATCATTATCAGCGGAAAAGGCTGTAAGTAG
- a CDS encoding SusC/RagA family TonB-linked outer membrane protein translates to MKKHVTRQFWLKLMTFSLTQSFVMLVLAGVAYAHTSDAQEYLSRRLSVQAENREIKKVLADIEKETDVRFVYSSNVLESSKKVSIQAVNATLADVLNRLFKPLKVRYELAGKKIILTPELPNADNGLVLPDGKGDPAGPKRNLSGKVTDERGIGLPGVNIIVKGTQRGTTSNAEGVFQIELQSGDNTLLFSFVGFQTKEVTVGNESSLTISLSPESKALEEVVVTALGIKKSAKSLGYATASVPTEEMTVNRTANFMNALQGKMAGVNITSLGSGPAGTSKIRIRGQSSFGGNNSPLIVVNGVPIDNTNFGARGDASDKGANRTSDSGDGLSSINPDNIESMTVLKGAAASALYGSRAKDGVIMITTKTRGAGVGIGIEYNTNFTTETPLDYTDYQYEYGQGENGKRPTTPNPTSGQWSFGEKFAPGMTQVLFDGVEVPYVPQRHQITDYYRKGNTFTNTLSLSSGGEFGGFSLSLSNLDNRTILPGSGYHRKTVNLGFTQTMAKKLTVSGNINYSNETRKNPPNIAEQDYSPVSLYNMANSMPLDLLEKYATDANGNEYVWSRFTNRTNPYFALKRFENIDKDRVFGNLSVRYNFTPWLYAQGRIGQDYFAREQEYNLPTGSQRQAAAPAGFVNGQYVQDARTVRELNADFLIAANKTFGDIGVNVNVGGNQMYRKLSRHNVFVQDFYTRGLYTIGNGRQKDATYDFSKRQVNSLYGSAEVSFKDYLFLNGTIRNDWFSTLSPANRSIVYPSITGSFVFSQALTSSLPAWITFGKIRVAYAEVGSDTDVQPYSNNLFYGINAQQFPNPSGVASPLATISGSTVPNANLRPMRVSEKEVGLELKLFNNMLGLDFTYYDKLSSDQILQAQTSDASGYLTQLINVGKGRNRGLEMMVNVLPIRSTNFTWNLNFNAAYNVTKVLDLGGDVSDAMITVGTGDFTGELRQVVGRSMGQLYGFGYLRDDQGRQVFDVGNGRPLRTPTQISFGSALPKWVGGITNGFNYKELSASFLIDFKLGHKMISGTNHNAWRHGLMKETLPGRAEGFIVGDGVNPNGEVNKTKSVVQAYYETVRSQNIAEQFVYNAGLWQLRQITIGYDFSKLLPKNIPFIKGGRINAVANNVAVLKKWVPNIHPDQFGFPSDNLIGLEATGLPITRSMGFNLNLKF, encoded by the coding sequence ATGAAAAAACACGTTACCAGACAATTCTGGCTAAAACTTATGACGTTTTCATTAACACAGAGTTTTGTCATGTTGGTGCTGGCCGGTGTCGCTTATGCGCACACCAGCGATGCACAGGAGTACCTGAGCCGGCGGTTGTCGGTACAGGCGGAAAACCGTGAGATCAAAAAAGTACTGGCGGACATTGAGAAGGAGACGGATGTCAGGTTTGTTTATAGTTCCAATGTATTGGAATCGTCGAAAAAGGTCAGTATCCAGGCCGTGAATGCAACGTTGGCCGATGTACTGAACCGGCTTTTTAAACCATTAAAAGTCAGATACGAGCTGGCTGGCAAGAAGATCATTTTAACACCCGAGCTGCCCAATGCAGACAATGGGCTGGTATTACCGGATGGAAAGGGCGACCCGGCCGGCCCGAAACGAAACCTGAGCGGCAAGGTAACCGACGAGCGGGGAATCGGGCTGCCCGGCGTGAATATCATTGTGAAAGGAACGCAGCGCGGCACTACTTCCAATGCAGAGGGAGTTTTTCAGATCGAGCTGCAAAGTGGTGATAATACGCTGTTGTTCAGTTTTGTAGGTTTTCAGACCAAAGAGGTAACAGTAGGTAATGAGTCCAGTCTGACCATTTCGCTGTCGCCGGAAAGTAAGGCTTTGGAAGAAGTGGTAGTGACTGCTTTGGGTATCAAAAAATCCGCCAAAAGTCTTGGTTATGCCACGGCGTCGGTGCCAACCGAAGAAATGACCGTGAACCGGACCGCCAATTTTATGAATGCATTGCAGGGTAAGATGGCGGGCGTGAACATTACCTCGCTAGGCTCGGGACCGGCGGGAACGAGCAAGATCCGTATCCGGGGACAGTCATCTTTTGGAGGAAACAATTCACCGCTTATCGTGGTCAATGGTGTGCCGATAGACAATACGAACTTCGGCGCGAGAGGCGATGCTTCCGACAAAGGGGCCAACCGCACATCGGACAGCGGCGATGGTTTGAGCAGCATCAATCCTGATAACATTGAGTCGATGACGGTACTGAAAGGCGCCGCGGCTTCTGCATTATATGGTTCGCGTGCCAAGGACGGCGTCATCATGATTACTACCAAAACGAGAGGCGCTGGCGTGGGGATAGGGATTGAGTACAACACCAATTTTACCACTGAAACCCCGCTGGATTATACAGACTATCAATATGAATACGGCCAGGGAGAGAACGGAAAACGGCCCACAACACCCAATCCTACATCAGGCCAATGGAGCTTTGGCGAGAAATTTGCACCGGGTATGACCCAGGTGCTTTTTGATGGCGTAGAAGTGCCATATGTGCCTCAGAGACATCAGATCACTGATTATTATCGAAAAGGAAACACATTTACCAACACATTGTCGCTCTCCTCAGGTGGCGAATTTGGTGGATTCAGCCTCTCATTGTCCAATCTTGACAACAGGACTATCCTGCCGGGATCGGGCTACCATCGTAAAACGGTGAACCTGGGTTTTACGCAAACCATGGCCAAGAAGCTGACGGTTTCGGGTAATATCAATTATTCCAATGAAACCCGGAAAAACCCGCCTAACATTGCCGAGCAGGATTACAGCCCGGTTTCGCTGTACAATATGGCCAACTCCATGCCGCTCGATCTGCTTGAAAAATATGCAACTGACGCGAATGGAAATGAATATGTCTGGTCGCGGTTTACCAACCGTACCAATCCATATTTTGCATTGAAACGTTTTGAAAACATTGATAAGGACCGCGTTTTCGGAAACCTGTCGGTGCGTTACAATTTTACGCCCTGGCTGTACGCACAGGGCCGTATCGGTCAGGATTACTTCGCACGGGAGCAGGAATACAACCTGCCCACAGGTAGCCAGCGCCAGGCAGCTGCGCCCGCAGGATTTGTGAACGGGCAGTATGTGCAGGATGCGCGCACGGTACGCGAACTCAATGCTGATTTCCTGATCGCGGCCAACAAAACTTTTGGCGACATTGGTGTCAATGTGAATGTCGGTGGTAACCAGATGTACCGGAAACTGAGCCGGCATAATGTGTTTGTCCAGGATTTTTATACCCGGGGCCTTTACACAATCGGAAACGGCCGGCAGAAGGATGCGACCTATGATTTTTCCAAAAGGCAGGTTAATTCGCTGTACGGTTCGGCCGAGGTTTCCTTTAAGGATTACCTTTTCCTGAATGGTACTATCCGCAATGACTGGTTTTCGACGCTGTCACCGGCTAACAGGAGCATTGTATATCCTTCTATCACAGGTAGTTTCGTGTTTTCTCAGGCGCTGACCTCGTCTTTGCCTGCCTGGATCACGTTTGGCAAAATCCGGGTCGCCTACGCAGAAGTAGGGAGCGATACCGATGTGCAGCCTTACTCTAATAACCTGTTTTACGGCATCAATGCCCAGCAGTTTCCTAATCCCTCGGGTGTAGCGTCACCATTGGCCACGATCAGCGGTTCCACGGTTCCCAATGCAAATCTTCGCCCGATGCGCGTGTCGGAGAAAGAGGTGGGGCTGGAATTGAAACTGTTCAACAACATGCTGGGGCTGGACTTTACCTATTACGATAAACTCTCCTCCGATCAGATCCTGCAAGCCCAGACTTCCGACGCATCCGGCTACCTTACCCAGCTTATTAATGTAGGTAAAGGACGTAACCGCGGCTTGGAAATGATGGTGAATGTGCTACCGATACGGAGTACGAACTTTACCTGGAACCTCAATTTCAATGCCGCATATAATGTAACCAAAGTGCTGGATCTGGGCGGAGACGTGAGCGATGCGATGATTACGGTCGGTACCGGTGATTTTACCGGCGAGCTTCGTCAGGTTGTGGGCAGGTCTATGGGACAGCTTTACGGTTTTGGTTATCTGCGGGACGATCAGGGCAGGCAGGTTTTTGATGTCGGAAATGGTCGCCCGTTGCGTACACCGACGCAGATTTCCTTTGGCAGTGCATTACCTAAATGGGTAGGCGGTATTACCAATGGTTTCAATTACAAGGAACTGTCGGCGTCCTTCCTGATCGATTTCAAACTGGGACATAAAATGATCTCGGGTACCAATCACAATGCGTGGCGTCACGGCTTAATGAAAGAAACATTACCGGGCAGGGCAGAAGGCTTTATTGTTGGCGATGGCGTCAATCCAAACGGGGAGGTTAACAAAACCAAGTCCGTAGTGCAGGCTTACTATGAAACCGTACGGTCTCAGAACATTGCCGAACAGTTTGTGTACAATGCAGGATTATGGCAGCTGCGCCAGATCACGATCGGTTATGATTTTTCAAAATTGTTGCCCAAAAACATTCCTTTCATCAAAGGAGGAAGGATCAATGCAGTGGCCAACAATGTGGCGGTTTTGAAAAAATGGGTACCCAACATTCACCCCGATCAGTTTGGTTTTCCATCGGACAACCTCATTGGTCTGGAAGCGACAGGCCTGCCGATCACACGCAGTATGGGTTTCAATCTTAACCTTAAATTTTAA
- a CDS encoding SusD/RagB family nutrient-binding outer membrane lipoprotein yields the protein MKKLYQSILTGIVFLPLLISCDNGFDEMNINPIALTAVEPSYQLNTTIVNSAPTYGNLSYETTIVKQMITPFSGQGSAANFNQDNRGVTSGNWTTIYRGIIKELTDVVAKTKDDAARTNLYNMARIWKAYSFLILTDTYGNIPYSEAGLGFLSGNTGPAYDSQEAVYTDILNELETASAALDASKTKVASDVLYGGDVLKWKHLGNSLLLRAAMRLSKVNPDKAKEYVTKAVAGGVMDSNKDNAVIRHTASFTNPVGSSLNGGQSAFYYLDQDFVDYLTANNDPRLASIAVRYVGAQSGADQTEAKANRSVAVQIGMPQGYDNTTISKDVADKKLASLWDYSQLDRTRMAGLTAPSFLVTYAQTQLLLAEAAHRKWTSGDAATLYANGIKAHMQQFADYGSATAIQDAAVSAYVAAHPLHAGKELEEINTQYWVASFLVGPEAFANFRRSGFPVLKPNPYPGSDLKSEPFIRRLTYTDAELNVNHDNVQKAIAQQGADLLDTRIWWDKK from the coding sequence ATGAAAAAGCTATATCAATCAATCCTGACCGGCATCGTTTTTCTGCCCCTGCTGATTTCCTGCGACAATGGATTTGACGAAATGAACATCAATCCGATCGCCCTCACAGCCGTAGAACCTTCGTACCAGTTAAATACCACCATTGTCAACAGCGCACCGACTTACGGAAACCTGAGCTATGAAACGACGATCGTGAAACAAATGATCACGCCATTCAGCGGGCAGGGTTCTGCGGCCAATTTTAATCAGGACAACCGGGGCGTAACCTCGGGAAACTGGACGACGATTTACCGCGGTATCATTAAAGAACTGACCGACGTAGTTGCCAAAACCAAAGACGACGCGGCCCGTACGAACTTGTACAATATGGCCAGGATCTGGAAGGCCTATTCATTCCTGATCCTGACCGATACTTACGGAAATATTCCATACAGCGAGGCAGGATTAGGCTTTTTGTCGGGAAACACCGGGCCGGCTTATGATAGCCAAGAGGCGGTGTACACCGACATTCTGAATGAGCTGGAAACGGCTTCCGCAGCCTTGGACGCTTCCAAAACGAAGGTTGCGAGCGACGTTTTGTATGGTGGGGATGTATTGAAATGGAAGCACCTGGGCAACTCATTGCTGCTGCGGGCCGCCATGCGCCTTTCCAAAGTTAACCCTGATAAAGCCAAAGAATATGTAACCAAAGCAGTAGCAGGTGGTGTAATGGATTCCAACAAGGACAATGCGGTGATCCGCCACACGGCCAGTTTTACTAATCCCGTTGGAAGCTCATTGAATGGTGGACAGTCTGCATTCTACTACCTCGACCAGGATTTTGTGGATTATCTGACGGCCAATAATGACCCGCGTCTGGCGTCGATTGCAGTACGATATGTTGGTGCGCAAAGTGGTGCAGACCAAACGGAGGCCAAAGCCAATCGCTCAGTCGCTGTGCAGATCGGAATGCCGCAGGGCTATGATAATACCACAATCAGCAAAGATGTGGCCGATAAAAAGCTGGCCAGTTTGTGGGATTACAGCCAGCTGGACAGGACACGCATGGCAGGCCTGACGGCGCCCAGTTTCCTGGTGACCTATGCGCAAACGCAGCTTTTGCTGGCCGAGGCTGCGCATCGCAAGTGGACATCTGGTGACGCGGCTACGCTGTATGCCAACGGTATCAAGGCACATATGCAGCAGTTTGCGGACTACGGCAGCGCGACCGCGATCCAGGACGCAGCCGTGAGCGCGTACGTGGCTGCCCACCCGCTACATGCAGGTAAAGAACTCGAAGAAATCAATACGCAATACTGGGTGGCCTCCTTCCTCGTAGGCCCCGAAGCATTTGCCAATTTCCGGCGCAGCGGGTTTCCGGTCCTCAAACCGAACCCATATCCCGGCAGCGACCTCAAATCCGAACCGTTTATCAGAAGGCTTACCTATACCGACGCAGAACTGAACGTCAATCACGACAACGTTCAAAAAGCCATTGCCCAGCAAGGTGCAGACCTCCTCGATACCCGGATTTGGTGGGATAAAAAATAA
- a CDS encoding HpcH/HpaI aldolase family protein, with protein sequence MKNLKKRLKQGETLHGCWLNTGSSLTAEIVGLSGFDWVLIDLEHGAGSEKDVLYQLQALEHTKTAAIVRVESSESQRIHRVLDMGAEGIMCPKITGPEGAKKVVQGLHYPPDGGRGVAKMVRATGFGLHFNEYYQEAKENILGIAQIETVEVLDHLDEVAAIEGIDVLFIGPADLSMELGIFGQFDHPRFKEAMRETVNAAQKAGKATGILFFNPEDYQTYHDLGIRFIACGSDATFVADGARNLAKKLDSFRSITKPGHS encoded by the coding sequence ATGAAGAATCTGAAAAAAAGACTGAAACAGGGAGAAACATTACACGGCTGCTGGCTCAACACCGGCAGCTCACTCACCGCCGAGATCGTTGGACTATCCGGCTTCGACTGGGTGCTCATTGACCTTGAACATGGCGCGGGTTCCGAAAAGGATGTGCTATACCAGTTGCAGGCATTGGAACACACCAAAACCGCCGCGATCGTCCGGGTCGAAAGCTCCGAAAGCCAGCGCATTCACCGGGTACTCGACATGGGCGCGGAAGGAATTATGTGCCCGAAAATCACAGGCCCGGAAGGAGCAAAAAAGGTGGTGCAGGGGCTCCATTATCCGCCCGATGGTGGCAGGGGAGTGGCGAAAATGGTCCGGGCAACTGGTTTTGGTCTGCATTTCAATGAATATTATCAGGAGGCAAAAGAGAACATTCTCGGCATCGCGCAGATCGAAACGGTGGAGGTATTGGACCACCTGGACGAAGTAGCGGCCATAGAAGGCATTGATGTGCTTTTCATTGGTCCCGCGGATCTATCAATGGAGCTCGGTATTTTCGGTCAGTTTGATCATCCGCGATTTAAAGAAGCAATGAGAGAAACCGTGAATGCAGCCCAGAAAGCGGGAAAAGCTACCGGTATTCTTTTCTTCAATCCCGAAGATTACCAAACCTACCACGATCTCGGCATCCGGTTCATTGCCTGCGGCTCCGACGCCACATTTGTCGCTGACGGAGCCCGTAATCTTGCCAAAAAACTAGATTCTTTCAGATCCATCACGAAACCCGGACATTCATGA
- a CDS encoding GntP family permease: MTLPLFFSDPLFILLVGVIIVVGGIIVLQLHPFLALLLGAFAVAIMTPGSAIEAFALGKGQSQAAAQALAAKSIGERIAFEFGSTCGKIGILIAMAAIIGKCMLESGAAERIVRGMLHVTGVKNAPVAFLVSSFFLGIPVFFDIVIFLMIPLAKAVSMRIGKNYLLLVLAITGGAAMANSFVPPAPGPLFLIGEMNIPIGMMMAGGTMLGLVTITAGYLFAVYVNKKWPVVLRDSLDARLEDIKALAAKDNSQLPTLSLALLPVALPLVLICTDNILDSMIASGALVPGDGFFAKLITIIQLFGDKNIALVAGGLVALVVLAMQKKGSKEGMTTFVQAALMSGGGIILITAAGGAFGGILQQTGISSRIGEMTKDYQMALIPMAFVISAVVRTAQGSATVALITASGILSGLATSSHLEFHPIYLGLAIGCGSKLVPWMNDAGFWIIVKISNLTEREALKTFSPMLVVMGTVGLVVLMIAAKLFPLV, from the coding sequence ATGACCCTCCCTCTTTTTTTCAGCGACCCGCTTTTTATTTTGCTAGTAGGGGTGATCATCGTCGTTGGTGGCATTATTGTGCTACAGCTGCATCCGTTTCTGGCCCTTTTACTGGGCGCTTTCGCCGTCGCGATCATGACGCCCGGTTCGGCCATTGAAGCTTTTGCTTTGGGCAAAGGACAATCTCAGGCGGCCGCGCAGGCCCTCGCAGCGAAGAGTATCGGAGAGCGGATCGCCTTCGAATTCGGTAGTACGTGCGGCAAAATCGGCATTCTGATCGCTATGGCCGCGATTATTGGAAAATGTATGCTGGAAAGCGGTGCAGCCGAGCGTATCGTGAGAGGTATGCTTCATGTTACCGGTGTAAAAAATGCGCCGGTTGCATTCCTGGTCAGCAGCTTTTTCCTGGGCATTCCCGTGTTTTTCGACATTGTCATTTTCCTGATGATACCGCTGGCGAAAGCAGTCAGTATGCGGATTGGGAAAAATTATCTGCTGCTGGTACTGGCCATTACCGGCGGTGCGGCCATGGCGAATTCGTTTGTGCCGCCCGCGCCAGGACCCTTGTTTTTAATTGGTGAAATGAATATTCCAATTGGGATGATGATGGCTGGTGGTACCATGCTGGGGCTGGTGACTATCACGGCTGGGTATCTGTTTGCGGTATATGTCAATAAAAAATGGCCGGTGGTACTGCGGGATTCACTGGATGCGAGATTGGAGGATATTAAGGCGCTCGCGGCCAAGGACAACTCACAACTTCCCACGCTATCGCTCGCATTGCTGCCTGTCGCACTTCCGCTTGTGCTGATATGCACTGACAATATTCTGGATTCCATGATCGCGTCGGGTGCATTGGTGCCGGGAGATGGGTTTTTCGCGAAACTGATTACGATCATTCAATTATTCGGGGACAAAAACATTGCACTCGTAGCAGGCGGACTAGTTGCATTGGTAGTACTTGCCATGCAGAAAAAAGGGAGCAAGGAAGGTATGACCACATTCGTACAGGCCGCGCTGATGAGTGGCGGCGGCATTATCCTGATCACGGCAGCAGGCGGAGCGTTCGGCGGTATTTTACAACAAACCGGTATCAGTTCAAGGATTGGTGAAATGACGAAGGATTATCAAATGGCATTGATACCGATGGCTTTCGTCATCAGCGCGGTGGTGCGCACTGCCCAAGGTTCCGCGACGGTCGCATTGATTACGGCATCGGGAATTCTGTCCGGGCTGGCGACCAGTTCGCATCTGGAATTTCATCCGATATACCTCGGGCTGGCGATTGGCTGCGGCTCGAAACTGGTTCCCTGGATGAATGACGCGGGTTTCTGGATCATTGTCAAAATCAGTAACCTGACCGAGCGGGAAGCATTGAAAACCTTCTCTCCGATGCTCGTTGTAATGGGTACGGTTGGATTAGTCGTCTTGATGATCGCAGCGAAGTTGTTTCCCTTGGTTTGA
- a CDS encoding 2-hydroxy-3-oxopropionate reductase, with the protein MKKNIYMKKIGFIGLGIMGKPMALNLLKAGYTVSVLKKSKASKELTDAGARAFETNRELAAASDIIITMLPDSPQVEEVVFGTGGVLEGIKSGSLFIDMSTIAPGTARELYQKFQEMGVEALDAPVSGGQVGAEAASLSIMIGGTESAFDRALPIFQVMGKNIVHIGEPGAGQTTKACNQMIVGMTIQAVAEAFTLAGKAGVNLEKMRDVLLGGFAQSRILDLHGKRMIEGNFKPGFKIRLHKKDMNIALETGKELGVTLGGTAHAASQMDAAIEQGNAELDHSALYLVLNQEK; encoded by the coding sequence ATTAAAAAAAATATTTATATGAAAAAAATAGGATTTATTGGCTTAGGTATCATGGGCAAGCCAATGGCCCTCAATCTGTTAAAAGCGGGCTATACGGTTTCGGTTTTAAAAAAAAGCAAGGCGTCGAAAGAACTCACCGACGCGGGCGCACGGGCTTTTGAAACCAATCGGGAACTAGCGGCAGCGAGCGACATCATCATTACCATGCTACCCGATTCACCACAGGTAGAGGAAGTGGTGTTCGGGACAGGGGGAGTTTTGGAAGGAATAAAATCCGGCTCGCTTTTCATCGATATGTCTACCATTGCGCCAGGTACTGCAAGGGAATTATATCAAAAATTTCAGGAAATGGGCGTGGAGGCATTGGATGCTCCGGTTTCGGGCGGGCAGGTGGGAGCGGAGGCAGCTTCCCTGTCGATTATGATTGGTGGAACTGAAAGTGCTTTTGACAGGGCTTTGCCGATTTTTCAGGTGATGGGTAAAAATATTGTCCATATCGGAGAACCTGGCGCGGGACAAACTACCAAAGCCTGCAACCAGATGATCGTCGGAATGACGATCCAGGCTGTGGCGGAGGCATTTACATTGGCAGGGAAAGCAGGTGTCAATCTCGAAAAAATGCGGGATGTGCTACTCGGAGGATTTGCCCAAAGCCGCATTCTCGACCTGCACGGCAAACGAATGATCGAAGGAAACTTCAAACCCGGGTTCAAGATCAGGCTTCACAAGAAAGACATGAACATTGCTTTGGAAACAGGAAAGGAACTGGGCGTAACGTTGGGCGGAACCGCGCACGCTGCTTCACAAATGGATGCGGCCATTGAGCAAGGCAATGCGGAGCTGGATCACAGTGCATTATATCTGGTATTAAATCAGGAAAAGTAA
- a CDS encoding mannonate dehydratase: protein MKRENFIKVLAAGSVGAATLGQEQAQAAKAAEPKKVLMKVGCQSGGTSIENLEFKARHGVYNLDGGAPKTIPGKGWDLEDSLRKKEACEKYGISLDAYHWPLASSGIDKSEYPNVMLGKSPERDREIEMLQQMIEVAGKSGIHLLNYNTTILPVLRTGRTKDPKRGNALYSTWNYEEAVKRNDPKTIAGDVSIDMMFERITYLLDRCLPVAKEYKVKLANHIADPPTPVGYRGITRWNSPDVFEGIKRFAQLYKSEYHGFNFCIGSIAEGLKDPKTEILPIIKWVGERKQIFNIHLRNIKGGWNNFQEVYPDNGDMNFLQVVRALRDVGFDGMVMPDHVPHHEDEAATPQAFSFSYGYIKGLLQAAADEVKA, encoded by the coding sequence ATGAAAAGAGAGAATTTTATAAAAGTCCTAGCAGCCGGTTCGGTAGGAGCCGCCACATTGGGACAGGAGCAGGCTCAGGCGGCAAAAGCTGCCGAACCCAAAAAAGTACTAATGAAAGTAGGCTGCCAGTCCGGCGGTACCAGTATCGAAAACCTGGAATTCAAGGCAAGGCATGGTGTATATAACCTCGACGGCGGCGCTCCTAAAACTATCCCCGGCAAAGGCTGGGACCTGGAAGATTCCTTGCGAAAAAAGGAAGCTTGCGAAAAATATGGCATTAGCCTGGACGCGTATCACTGGCCGCTGGCTTCGTCCGGCATTGATAAGTCTGAATATCCCAATGTGATGCTGGGCAAAAGTCCCGAGCGCGACCGGGAAATTGAGATGTTGCAACAAATGATTGAGGTAGCGGGAAAGAGCGGCATCCATTTATTGAATTACAACACAACCATTTTGCCCGTGTTACGCACCGGCCGGACCAAAGACCCCAAACGTGGTAACGCGTTGTACAGCACCTGGAATTATGAAGAAGCTGTTAAAAGAAACGACCCAAAAACCATTGCTGGCGATGTTTCGATCGATATGATGTTCGAACGCATTACCTACCTGCTCGACCGCTGCCTGCCCGTGGCCAAGGAATATAAAGTGAAACTCGCCAACCACATCGCCGATCCTCCGACGCCTGTTGGGTACCGCGGTATCACGAGGTGGAATAGTCCCGATGTTTTTGAGGGGATCAAACGTTTTGCGCAACTTTATAAAAGTGAGTACCATGGTTTCAACTTTTGCATTGGCTCAATAGCGGAAGGCCTGAAAGATCCGAAAACTGAAATTCTGCCAATCATTAAATGGGTAGGAGAGCGTAAACAGATCTTTAATATTCATTTGCGCAACATCAAAGGCGGGTGGAACAATTTTCAGGAAGTGTATCCCGACAATGGTGATATGAATTTCTTGCAGGTGGTGCGGGCGCTCCGCGACGTTGGTTTTGACGGTATGGTCATGCCCGATCACGTGCCGCATCATGAAGACGAAGCTGCGACGCCGCAGGCGTTTTCATTTTCTTATGGTTATATCAAAGGCTTGCTGCAGGCGGCTGCCGACGAGGTTAAAGCGTAA